In one Palaemon carinicauda isolate YSFRI2023 chromosome 25, ASM3689809v2, whole genome shotgun sequence genomic region, the following are encoded:
- the LOC137619039 gene encoding uncharacterized protein, which yields MNGRVGKRRFGYEELHGGNGSTSQTPFFITGVHPQPPPLPKISISTPILWQGSPYPTPSFSTGLHPQSPPFQQVSIANPFPHHRSPSTAPYFTTGVHLQSPLALQVSFSHFILYHMSQSPTPSFTTSLPHQPPPLQQASIPTPCFTTGLRPQNPPPPQVSIPNLILHHRSPSLTPSFTTGLHPQFHALSQVSVPNPIFYQRSPSPTYSCTIGLPLQLHPLPQVSIPSPFLYNRSPSPTFSSTAGFNPQPPPPPQVSFPNLLLYNRSPSQPPPPPQVSIPNLLLHRRFPFLTPSFTTGFNPQPLPLQRVSIPSHLLYNRSLSPSSSFTTGLHPQPPPLQQVSIPNLLLNHRSSPTPSFSTGLNPQPHPLRQVSILNPLLHNRSPSPTSSCTISLLLQLHPLQQVSIPNHILCHMSPSQTPSFTTVLHPQPPLAP from the exons ATGAATGGTAGAGTGGGGAAGAGAAGATTTGGATATGAGGAGTTACATGGAGGaaatgg GTCTACATCCCAAACCCCATTCTTTATCACAGGTGTCCATCCACAACCACCTCCTTTACCAAAGATCTCCATATCCACCCCCATCCTTTGGCAAGGGTCTCCATACCCAACCCCATCATTTAGCACAGGTCTCCATCCACAATCCCCTCCATTCCAGCAGGTCTCAATTGCCAACCCCTTCCCTcatcacag GTCTCCATCCACAGCACCCTACTTTACCACAGGTGTCCATCTCCAATCTCCTCTTGCATTACAGGTCTCCTTCTCCCACTTCATCCTTTACCACATGTCTCaatccccaaccccttcctttacaACAAGTCTCCCTCACCAACCCCCTCCTTTACAACAGGCCTCTATCCCAACCCCCTGCTTTACCACAGGTCTCCGTCCCCAAAATCCTCCtccaccacaggtctccatccccaacctcatCTTGCACCATAGGTCTCCTTCTCTAACTCCATCCTTTACAACAGGCCTCCATCCCCAATTCCATGCTTTATCACAGGTCTCCGTCCCCAACCCAATCTTTTACCAAAGGTCTCCATCACCAACCTACTCTTGCACCATAGGTCTCCCtctccaactccatcctttaccacaggtctcaatccccaGCCCCTtcctttacaacaggtctccatccccaaccttcTCCTCCACTGCAGGTTTCaatccccaacctcctcctccaCCGCAGGTCTCTttccccaacctcctcctttacaacaggtctccatcccaaCCACCTCCtccaccacaggtctccatccccaaccttcTCTTGCACCGTAGGTTTCCTTTTCTAACTCCATCTTTTACCACAGGTTTCaatccccaaccccttcctttacaAAGGGTCTCCATCCCCAGCCACCTGCTTTACAACAGGTCTCTATCCCCATCCTCCTCCttcaccacaggtctccatccccaacctcctcctttacaacaggtctccatccccaacctcctcttGAACCATAGGTcttctccaactccatccttttccacaggtctcaatccccaaccCCATCCTTTACGACAGGTCTCCATCCTCAACCCCCTCCTTcacaacaggtctccatccccaacctcctcttgcaccataagtctccttctccaactccatcctttacaacaggtctccatccccaaccacATCCTCTGCCACATGTCTCCGTCCCAAACCCCATCCTTTACCACAGttctccatccccaacctcctcttgcaccatag